A single window of Fischerella sp. PCC 9605 DNA harbors:
- a CDS encoding (Fe-S)-binding protein — MQVSEDSVNNTASLKNLKGFDANHPPDPKLIDTCVHCGFCLATCPSYRVIGKEMDSPRGRIYLMDAINEGEIALNTASVQHFDSCLGCLACVTTCPSGVQYDKLISATRHQVERNYPRSLSDRLIRQLIFSLFPNPDALRILLVPLLVYQKLGFSKFFRATGLLKNISPRLAAMESILPEITLKSFQDNLPDVIPAKGKKRYRVGVILGCVQRLFFSPVNEATVRVLTANGCEVVIPKSQGCCAALPEHQGQTEQAKALARQMIDSFANTGVDFVIINAAGCGHTLKEYGHILEDDPKYREKAKKFAAKVRDAQEFLATVGLTAKLSPLTDKTLSLVYQDACHLLHGQKISVQPRQLLQQIPGVKLKEPLDAAICCGSAGVYNLLQPEVAEELGKQKVQNLLNTGADLIASPNPGCTLQISKHLSLQGKEIPIMHPMELLDYSIRGIKLPE, encoded by the coding sequence ATGCAAGTTTCGGAAGATTCTGTTAATAATACGGCTAGTTTGAAGAATTTGAAAGGGTTTGATGCTAATCATCCGCCTGACCCGAAATTGATAGATACTTGTGTGCATTGTGGGTTTTGTCTTGCGACTTGTCCCAGCTATCGGGTGATTGGTAAGGAGATGGATTCTCCGAGAGGACGCATCTATTTAATGGATGCGATTAATGAGGGTGAGATTGCACTGAATACGGCTAGTGTCCAACATTTTGATTCGTGTTTGGGTTGTCTGGCGTGTGTGACTACTTGCCCTTCTGGGGTGCAATATGACAAGTTAATTTCTGCAACTCGTCACCAAGTTGAACGTAATTATCCGCGTAGTTTGTCGGATAGGTTGATTAGGCAACTGATCTTTTCTTTGTTTCCTAACCCTGATGCTTTACGAATTTTACTAGTGCCGTTGTTGGTGTATCAGAAGTTAGGTTTTTCTAAGTTTTTTCGTGCTACTGGGTTATTGAAGAATATATCGCCTCGATTGGCAGCAATGGAATCTATTCTGCCAGAAATTACGTTGAAATCTTTTCAGGATAATTTGCCAGATGTGATTCCGGCAAAGGGTAAAAAACGCTATCGAGTTGGGGTGATTTTGGGTTGTGTACAGCGGCTGTTTTTCTCACCTGTGAATGAAGCAACGGTGAGAGTTTTAACGGCAAATGGCTGTGAGGTGGTGATTCCTAAATCTCAAGGTTGTTGTGCGGCGCTTCCGGAACACCAAGGACAAACTGAACAAGCTAAAGCTTTGGCTAGGCAGATGATTGATAGTTTTGCCAATACAGGCGTAGATTTTGTGATTATCAATGCTGCTGGTTGCGGTCATACTTTAAAAGAATACGGTCACATTTTAGAAGATGATCCAAAATATCGAGAAAAAGCAAAGAAATTTGCAGCGAAAGTAAGGGATGCACAAGAGTTTTTGGCAACGGTTGGTTTAACAGCAAAACTATCACCGTTGACTGATAAAACATTGAGTTTGGTTTATCAAGATGCTTGTCATTTGTTACACGGACAAAAGATTAGCGTGCAACCGCGTCAATTGTTGCAGCAAATTCCAGGGGTGAAGTTGAAAGAACCTTTAGATGCGGCTATATGTTGTGGTAGTGCTGGGGTTTACAATCTGCTACAACCAGAAGTTGCTGAGGAATTGGGTAAGCAAAAAGTGCAGAATTTGTTGAATACCGGTGCTGATTTAATTGCTTCACCAAATCCAGGTTGTACGTTGCAGATTAGCAAGCATTTGAGTTTGCAAGGTAAGGAAATTCCGATTATGCATCCGATGGAGTTGTTGGATTATTCTATTCGGGGAATTAAACTCCCAGAGTAA
- a CDS encoding damage-control phosphatase ARMT1 family protein, with product MKSQIPKLTLPAPLVGSEVGTFTEFTVTQRMPRIARRAIAENNFSPNINESLENLASQLSSGYLLPFVDDTGADVAAWEKYLKPYKEQRWIDVPWFFAETYFYRLILNITNYFRPGEWQGVDPFQLQKSQGLKTSLDAIITLCTQVTQWLDDFHQKGQANQTALIALLYFALWGNRVDLSLWSAFESDRSNFDIESQQAHILVDDAAQATELLISDESKCMDFVVDNAGFELICDLCLVDYLLGSGTANQIKLHLKPHPTFVSDAMIKDVHDTTDFLAASSHQKVAAVAERLQAYIASGQLVLCEDYFWTSPLAFWEIPESLKQKLSVANLLIIKGDANYRRLLGDRHWDFTTNLADIVCYLPVPMLALRTLKSEVAAGLKAEVVKEVAKSDSDWLTNGQWGVVQFVESEVNY from the coding sequence ATGAAATCGCAAATTCCCAAATTAACCCTGCCAGCACCACTTGTAGGCTCAGAGGTCGGCACTTTTACTGAGTTTACTGTAACTCAAAGGATGCCTAGGATCGCTCGCCGAGCGATCGCGGAAAACAATTTTTCACCCAATATTAACGAAAGTTTAGAAAACCTAGCCAGTCAACTGTCATCAGGGTATTTACTACCTTTTGTAGATGATACTGGTGCAGACGTAGCAGCTTGGGAGAAATATCTAAAACCATACAAGGAACAGCGTTGGATAGATGTTCCTTGGTTTTTTGCTGAAACTTATTTTTACAGACTAATTCTCAACATTACCAATTATTTTCGACCTGGTGAATGGCAAGGTGTAGATCCATTTCAGTTACAAAAATCTCAAGGTTTAAAAACTTCTCTAGATGCAATTATCACTTTATGTACTCAGGTGACACAATGGTTAGATGACTTTCATCAAAAAGGTCAAGCTAACCAAACTGCTTTGATTGCACTGCTATATTTTGCGCTTTGGGGTAATCGAGTTGATTTGAGTTTGTGGTCAGCATTCGAGAGCGATCGCAGTAATTTTGACATCGAAAGCCAACAAGCTCATATTTTAGTAGATGATGCTGCTCAAGCCACAGAATTATTAATTAGCGATGAAAGTAAATGCATGGATTTTGTAGTAGATAACGCTGGCTTTGAGCTTATCTGTGATTTGTGTTTAGTAGATTACTTATTAGGTAGTGGTACGGCTAATCAAATCAAGCTGCACTTGAAGCCTCATCCAACTTTTGTATCTGATGCCATGATTAAAGATGTGCATGATACAACAGATTTTTTAGCCGCATCTAGTCATCAGAAAGTTGCAGCTGTTGCCGAACGCTTACAAGCATATATCGCCTCAGGTCAGTTAGTTCTGTGTGAAGATTATTTTTGGACATCGCCTCTAGCTTTTTGGGAAATACCGGAATCGCTCAAACAAAAGTTATCTGTTGCTAATTTGCTGATAATTAAAGGAGATGCAAATTATCGCAGATTGTTGGGAGATAGACATTGGGATTTTACTACCAATCTTGCAGATATTGTTTGTTATCTGCCTGTACCAATGCTAGCCTTACGTACTCTCAAATCGGAAGTAGCAGCAGGTTTGAAAGCAGAAGTTGTTAAGGAAGTAGCAAAATCTGATTCTGATTGGTTGACGAATGGACAGTGGGGTGTTGTGCAATTTGTAGAGAGTGAGGTTAATTATTAA
- a CDS encoding NAD(P)/FAD-dependent oxidoreductase: protein MANTTENQPPHQVVIIGGGFGGLYAVKSLNRTNVNVTLIDKRNFHLFQPLLYQVATGAISPADISSPLRSVLNKSKNTKVLLGEVNDIDPQAQKVLMGGEAIPYDTLIVATGAKHSYFGKDEWESFAPGLKTVEDAIEMRHRIFMAFEAAEKETDPQLRRAWLTFVIVGGGPTGVELAGAIAELAYHTMKEDFRNIDTTEAQVLLLEGLDRILPPFASELSAQAEASLQQLGVTVQTKTLVTNIEGDVVTLKQGDEVTQIHAKTVLWAAGVKASPLGKVLAERTGVECDRAGRVIVEPDLSIKGHPNIFVIGDLAHFAHQDGKPLPGVAPVAMQEGEYVASLIKQRLQGKTSLPRFYYVDRGSLAVIGQNSAVVDLGFIKLTGFLAWLFWLLVHIYFLIEFDNKLIVMVQWGWNYFTRKRGARLITGKEKLDYYAPDKSREMVNV from the coding sequence ATGGCGAACACAACTGAGAATCAACCACCGCATCAGGTAGTCATTATCGGTGGCGGTTTTGGTGGACTTTATGCTGTAAAATCACTGAATCGCACTAATGTGAATGTTACTCTCATAGATAAACGCAATTTTCACCTATTTCAACCCCTTCTGTATCAAGTAGCAACAGGCGCAATATCACCTGCTGATATTTCTTCGCCATTACGTTCGGTACTAAATAAGAGTAAGAATACAAAGGTGTTGCTGGGAGAAGTGAATGATATCGATCCCCAAGCACAAAAAGTCTTGATGGGTGGTGAAGCGATACCCTACGATACGTTAATAGTTGCTACTGGTGCGAAGCATTCCTATTTTGGTAAGGACGAATGGGAATCATTCGCCCCTGGTTTAAAAACTGTAGAAGATGCCATTGAAATGCGTCACCGCATTTTTATGGCGTTTGAAGCCGCAGAAAAGGAAACCGATCCGCAACTGCGCCGTGCTTGGTTAACATTTGTAATTGTCGGTGGTGGCCCTACTGGTGTGGAATTAGCTGGTGCGATCGCAGAATTAGCCTACCACACCATGAAAGAAGACTTTCGCAACATTGACACCACAGAAGCACAAGTTTTACTTCTCGAAGGCTTGGATCGCATTTTGCCACCGTTTGCATCAGAGTTATCAGCACAAGCAGAAGCATCCTTACAGCAGTTGGGTGTGACGGTACAGACAAAAACATTGGTAACGAATATTGAAGGTGATGTTGTCACCCTCAAACAAGGCGATGAAGTCACGCAGATTCATGCCAAGACAGTATTATGGGCAGCAGGCGTGAAAGCTTCGCCACTGGGGAAAGTGCTAGCAGAAAGAACAGGTGTAGAGTGCGATCGCGCCGGACGAGTTATCGTTGAACCCGATTTAAGTATCAAGGGACATCCTAATATTTTTGTTATAGGTGACTTAGCACATTTTGCCCATCAAGATGGTAAACCTCTACCTGGTGTCGCACCCGTAGCAATGCAAGAAGGAGAATACGTCGCTTCACTCATTAAACAACGGCTTCAAGGTAAAACATCATTGCCACGGTTTTATTATGTTGACAGAGGTAGCTTAGCAGTAATTGGGCAAAACTCTGCCGTTGTAGATTTGGGTTTCATTAAGTTGACAGGTTTTCTAGCGTGGCTGTTTTGGCTATTGGTTCACATCTACTTCTTAATTGAATTTGACAACAAATTGATAGTTATGGTTCAGTGGGGTTGGAATTATTTCACCCGCAAACGTGGCGCAAGATTGATTACAGGTAAGGAAAAATTAGATTACTACGCACCAGATAAAAGTAGAGAAATGGTTAATGTGTAA
- a CDS encoding 4-hydroxybenzoate solanesyltransferase yields MLSTPEHNQEPTWLAIVRLLRWHKPEGRLILMIPALWAVFLAAAGKPPLPLVGVIILGTLATSAAGCVVNDLWDRDIDPEVERTRDRPLASRALSVKVSIVVAMVALGCAAVLALYLNPISFWLCVAAVPVILLYPGAKRVFPVPQLVLSIAWGFAVLISWSAVTQNLSQPAWLLWGATVLWTLGFDTVYAMSDREDDSRIGVNSSALFFGNYAPIAIGIFFAGTVFFLAWLGVVIHLHIAFWVSLAIATGGWIWQFIRLNQQDLPNSVYGEMFRQNVWIGFIVLAGMIIGSF; encoded by the coding sequence ATGCTGAGTACGCCAGAACACAACCAGGAACCTACGTGGCTTGCGATCGTCCGCCTTTTGCGGTGGCATAAACCAGAGGGACGACTAATTTTAATGATTCCTGCCCTTTGGGCTGTGTTTCTGGCAGCCGCTGGAAAGCCACCTTTACCATTGGTTGGCGTGATTATTTTGGGAACGCTTGCCACAAGCGCTGCTGGCTGTGTTGTCAATGATTTATGGGATAGAGATATAGATCCAGAAGTAGAAAGAACACGCGATCGCCCCCTCGCTTCCCGTGCGCTTTCCGTAAAAGTCAGTATCGTTGTCGCGATGGTGGCTTTGGGATGTGCTGCGGTTCTCGCTTTATATCTTAACCCAATCTCATTTTGGCTGTGTGTAGCAGCAGTCCCCGTGATTTTACTGTATCCAGGGGCAAAACGAGTGTTTCCCGTACCGCAGTTGGTGCTTTCCATTGCTTGGGGTTTTGCCGTTTTGATTAGCTGGAGTGCAGTCACACAAAATCTCTCCCAACCGGCTTGGCTACTTTGGGGTGCAACTGTACTCTGGACACTGGGATTTGATACTGTCTATGCCATGAGCGATCGCGAGGATGATAGCCGCATCGGTGTTAACTCCAGTGCCTTATTTTTTGGTAATTACGCACCTATTGCGATCGGAATTTTCTTTGCTGGAACCGTCTTTTTTCTCGCTTGGTTGGGAGTGGTTATTCACCTCCACATCGCCTTCTGGGTTAGTCTTGCAATTGCTACTGGTGGCTGGATTTGGCAGTTTATTCGTTTAAATCAACAAGACTTGCCTAATTCTGTTTATGGTGAGATGTTCCGGCAAAATGTTTGGATTGGTTTTATAGTCCTAGCTGGAATGATTATTGGCAGTTTTTAG
- a CDS encoding glutamine synthetase family protein → MTENILFKKIKKSLKETDAKFVRILWCDNANIIRGKAIHVEMLPHYFEHGVGISAGQQGVPVMYDAVVRKTGLGPVGEVCLVPDWSSFTSLPYCYGHVRVMGNMILHGEPWALCPRHFLVRMIEAARSEGLEVQAAFENEFYLLRQTADGIVPADSTVFASTQAMDINCEVINDIAEALIIQGIPVEQYYPESGPGQQEISMRYTDALRAADWQIAYRETVRAVAGQHNLKASFLPKIFPEAAGSGCHIHISLWREGQNVLPDPQGVCGLSQVAREFIAGILHHLPALMALTTPSVNSYRRIRPHCWSGAFRCWGLDNREAAVRVPNDSAFGSPTHFELKTVDASANPYLALGAVIAAGLDGVQHGWEPEQPVAVDPGYLSADDRKVRKIDSLPTNLGEAIAHLKQDDVLLNALNSQLSAAYLAVRQAEWEAMKDWDLQAEVKVLLERY, encoded by the coding sequence ATGACTGAAAACATTCTATTTAAGAAAATAAAAAAATCCCTAAAAGAAACTGATGCTAAGTTTGTCCGCATTCTTTGGTGTGACAATGCCAATATCATTCGCGGTAAAGCTATTCACGTAGAAATGCTACCCCACTACTTTGAGCATGGTGTAGGCATATCCGCAGGACAGCAGGGAGTTCCGGTAATGTATGATGCTGTTGTTCGCAAAACTGGTCTGGGGCCAGTAGGAGAAGTTTGCTTGGTACCTGATTGGTCTAGCTTCACTTCTTTACCGTATTGTTACGGCCATGTTCGTGTGATGGGAAACATGATACTTCATGGGGAGCCTTGGGCGTTATGTCCGCGTCATTTCCTGGTGCGGATGATAGAGGCGGCAAGAAGTGAGGGACTAGAAGTGCAGGCGGCATTTGAAAATGAGTTTTACTTGCTGCGGCAAACTGCGGATGGCATTGTACCCGCTGACTCCACAGTTTTCGCCTCTACCCAAGCAATGGATATCAATTGCGAAGTAATCAATGATATTGCTGAGGCATTGATTATTCAAGGTATTCCTGTAGAACAATACTATCCAGAATCAGGTCCCGGTCAGCAGGAAATTTCCATGCGATATACCGATGCATTGCGTGCTGCTGACTGGCAAATTGCCTACAGAGAAACGGTACGGGCTGTAGCAGGACAGCATAATCTCAAAGCTTCTTTCTTACCTAAAATTTTCCCAGAGGCAGCAGGTAGCGGTTGCCACATTCACATCAGCCTGTGGCGGGAAGGGCAAAATGTGTTGCCAGATCCGCAAGGTGTTTGTGGTCTTTCACAAGTGGCAAGAGAATTTATCGCCGGGATATTGCATCATTTACCAGCATTAATGGCATTGACTACACCCAGTGTTAATTCTTACCGCCGCATTCGCCCTCACTGTTGGAGTGGTGCTTTCCGGTGTTGGGGACTAGACAACCGCGAAGCAGCTGTGAGAGTACCAAATGATAGTGCATTCGGCAGTCCTACCCACTTTGAGTTGAAAACCGTAGATGCATCAGCAAATCCCTACTTAGCTTTAGGTGCAGTCATTGCAGCAGGTTTGGATGGCGTACAGCATGGTTGGGAACCAGAACAGCCGGTGGCTGTAGATCCTGGATACTTGTCAGCAGACGATCGCAAAGTCAGAAAGATTGACTCTTTGCCAACAAATCTGGGAGAAGCGATCGCCCACCTCAAACAAGACGATGTACTTTTAAATGCTTTAAATTCACAATTGTCAGCAGCTTACTTAGCTGTGCGTCAAGCTGAGTGGGAAGCCATGAAAGATTGGGATTTACAGGCAGAAGTGAAAGTTTTGTTAGAGCGATATTAG
- a CDS encoding Ppx/GppA phosphatase family protein encodes MVNLVSASWGDTPTPTDKQQRIIAAIDLGTNSLHMVIVRIEATLPAFSIIGREKETVRLGDRDLDTGCLKTEVIERAIACLRRFQEVAKTLNAETIVAVATSAVREAPNGKEFIHQVEVELGLSIDLISGQEEARRIYLGVLSGMEFNNQPHVIIDIGGGSTELILGDSYQERTLTSTKIGAVRLTNELISTDPISNAEFQYLQAYARGMLERSVEEVLANLDFGEYPRLVGTSGTIETLVTINAREKLGFVPSTLNGYQFSLKDLREWVNRLRKMTHSERAAIPGMPDKRSEVILAGAVILQEAMSLLGVESLMVCERSLREGVIVDWMLTHGLIEDRLRYQSSVRQRSVLKTAKKYHVNLEHSDRVAVFALSIFDQTQGILHNLGAEERQLLWAAAILHNCGHYVSHDSHHKHSYYLIRNGELLGYTETEMEIIANIARYHRKSPPRKKHENFRNLLHKEHRQAVTQLSAILRLAVALDRRQIGAITQLQCELIPDTREFKMQIFPSRPDDDCALELWSLDYKKGVFEAEFNVKLVATLENSAIAVG; translated from the coding sequence ATGGTCAATTTGGTTTCTGCTAGCTGGGGGGATACACCAACTCCAACAGACAAGCAACAGCGAATCATCGCTGCAATTGATTTGGGAACCAATTCTCTGCACATGGTTATTGTGCGGATTGAAGCAACACTGCCAGCATTTAGCATTATTGGTAGAGAAAAAGAGACCGTCAGACTGGGCGATCGCGATCTAGACACAGGCTGCTTAAAAACAGAAGTGATAGAAAGAGCGATCGCTTGCTTGCGCCGCTTTCAAGAAGTTGCCAAAACTCTCAACGCTGAAACAATCGTTGCTGTCGCAACTAGTGCTGTACGAGAAGCACCCAACGGTAAAGAGTTTATCCACCAGGTAGAAGTCGAGTTGGGTTTGAGCATTGACTTAATTTCTGGTCAAGAAGAAGCACGGCGAATCTATCTGGGTGTGCTGTCGGGGATGGAATTTAACAACCAGCCCCACGTCATTATTGATATTGGTGGCGGTTCTACAGAATTGATTTTGGGCGACAGTTACCAAGAACGAACTCTCACCAGTACCAAAATTGGTGCAGTTCGACTCACGAACGAGTTAATCTCTACCGATCCCATTAGCAACGCTGAGTTTCAGTACCTGCAAGCTTATGCACGCGGGATGTTAGAACGTTCCGTAGAAGAGGTGCTGGCGAACTTAGACTTTGGTGAATACCCACGGTTGGTAGGAACTTCCGGTACGATCGAAACTTTGGTAACAATCAATGCCCGCGAGAAACTGGGTTTTGTTCCTTCCACGCTCAATGGCTACCAGTTCAGCTTGAAAGACTTGCGCGAGTGGGTTAATCGCTTGCGAAAAATGACTCACTCCGAACGGGCAGCAATTCCTGGTATGCCAGATAAACGCTCAGAAGTGATCCTAGCTGGGGCAGTCATCTTACAGGAAGCGATGAGCCTGTTGGGAGTAGAATCGTTAATGGTGTGTGAGCGATCGCTCCGGGAAGGAGTGATAGTAGATTGGATGCTCACCCACGGGTTAATTGAAGACCGCTTGCGCTACCAAAGTTCTGTACGCCAGCGCAGTGTCCTCAAAACCGCGAAGAAGTACCATGTCAACTTAGAACACAGCGATCGCGTGGCAGTCTTTGCTTTGAGTATATTTGACCAAACTCAAGGTATACTCCATAACTTGGGAGCCGAAGAAAGGCAACTGCTGTGGGCTGCGGCAATCTTACACAATTGCGGTCACTATGTCAGCCACGACTCTCATCACAAGCATTCGTACTATCTGATTCGCAATGGTGAGTTACTCGGCTACACCGAAACTGAGATGGAAATCATTGCTAATATAGCGCGATATCATCGCAAATCCCCGCCGAGGAAAAAGCACGAAAATTTCCGCAATCTTCTGCACAAAGAACACCGCCAAGCTGTCACTCAACTGAGTGCCATTTTAAGATTGGCAGTTGCTCTAGATAGGCGGCAAATTGGAGCGATAACGCAATTGCAATGTGAATTGATTCCAGATACGCGAGAATTCAAAATGCAAATTTTTCCATCTCGTCCTGATGATGACTGTGCCTTAGAACTCTGGAGTTTGGATTACAAAAAAGGAGTCTTTGAGGCAGAATTCAATGTGAAATTAGTGGCGACTTTAGAAAATTCTGCGATCGCAGTTGGTTAG
- a CDS encoding FAD-binding oxidoreductase encodes MSSEQIPLRLCAASFASIVGENAVCPWENLTANQQQLISQAIIPGSLPSCIVYPRTTEQLAEAIAQSNHNQWCVFACGSGSKLSWGGLVKGVDVVISTKHLNKLIDHAVGDLTVTVEAGMKFSDLQAILAKANQFLALDPVAPESATVGGIIATADTGSLRQRYGSVRDQLLGITFVRADGKIAKAGGRVVKNVAGYDLMKLFTGSYCTLGVISQVTFRVYPLPEISGTVVLTGTAEDVSQAAATLRGSELTPTQADLLSMQLVSELGLGKGMGLIARFQSIAESVKEQSNRLVEVGQQLGLQGTIYAGADEADLWQRLRESMHVSSSESAITCKIGVLPTAAVEILMQAQKGLIHIASGLGVLRFESEAEVERVLGMRSLCENHRGFLTILTAPVAVKQKLDVWGYTGNALGMMRRIKALFDAKNILSPGRFVGGI; translated from the coding sequence ATGTCTAGCGAACAAATCCCGCTACGCCTTTGTGCTGCTAGTTTTGCATCTATTGTTGGAGAAAATGCTGTTTGCCCTTGGGAAAATTTAACAGCCAATCAGCAACAACTCATATCACAGGCAATAATACCTGGAAGCCTTCCCAGTTGCATTGTCTATCCCCGCACTACTGAACAACTAGCAGAAGCGATCGCCCAATCTAACCACAACCAATGGTGCGTCTTTGCATGTGGTAGTGGCAGTAAACTCAGTTGGGGGGGGTTAGTCAAGGGGGTTGATGTTGTAATCAGCACAAAACACCTCAACAAACTCATAGACCACGCCGTGGGTGATTTGACGGTTACAGTCGAAGCGGGGATGAAGTTTTCTGACCTCCAAGCTATTTTGGCAAAGGCTAACCAATTTCTTGCCCTCGATCCAGTAGCACCAGAATCAGCAACTGTTGGTGGTATTATTGCTACCGCCGATACAGGTTCTCTGAGACAGCGCTATGGTAGTGTGCGCGACCAATTACTAGGCATTACTTTTGTGCGTGCTGATGGCAAAATCGCCAAAGCTGGAGGGCGAGTGGTCAAAAATGTAGCTGGATACGACTTGATGAAGTTGTTTACAGGCTCCTATTGCACATTAGGTGTGATTAGTCAAGTTACTTTTCGCGTTTACCCATTACCGGAAATATCTGGAACAGTCGTACTTACTGGTACAGCAGAGGATGTTTCTCAAGCTGCTGCTACTCTGCGTGGTTCGGAACTAACACCAACTCAAGCTGATTTACTCTCAATGCAGCTGGTGTCTGAGTTGGGTTTGGGTAAAGGAATGGGATTAATTGCTCGCTTCCAGAGTATAGCTGAGAGTGTCAAGGAACAGTCAAATCGGCTTGTGGAAGTGGGGCAACAGTTGGGTTTGCAAGGGACAATATACGCAGGGGCGGATGAAGCTGATTTATGGCAAAGATTGCGAGAATCAATGCATGTTAGTAGCAGTGAGTCGGCAATTACTTGCAAAATAGGAGTGTTACCTACTGCGGCTGTTGAGATTTTGATGCAGGCGCAAAAGGGTTTGATTCACATTGCTAGCGGTTTGGGGGTGTTGCGGTTTGAAAGTGAAGCGGAGGTTGAGCGGGTGTTGGGGATGCGATCGCTCTGTGAAAATCATAGGGGATTTCTGACGATTTTGACAGCACCAGTGGCGGTTAAGCAAAAGTTGGATGTGTGGGGTTACACTGGCAATGCTTTGGGGATGATGCGGCGGATTAAGGCGCTGTTTGATGCGAAGAATATTTTAAGTCCTGGTCGGTTTGTGGGGGGAATTTAG